In one window of Arachis ipaensis cultivar K30076 chromosome B06, Araip1.1, whole genome shotgun sequence DNA:
- the LOC107646256 gene encoding gamma-tubulin complex component 3, with amino-acid sequence MAKQTLEDDQKKQEVEHTSPSVAPDAAAIADSVKRRLASHGSSSLALSFADLFAKFSSKTGPGSVNNKWAVVYLLKIISEDRKGAKSQYCPSNLLPNLSLSDDADFGKGKGSSSVKPLGDNNKKGWDNGVLLVSKDPENRRELAFREFVNLVREENEVSEEVLVRDVLYACQGVDGKYVKFDGGSDGAGYVLSDSIRVPRATRIMVHKLCELGRLFRKVTGYIAQSMDRFPAEDVGTVGQALCSALQDELTEYYKLLAVLEAQSSNPIPLVSETASSGNYLSLRRLAVWIAEPMVKMRLMADLVDKCRVLKGGAMASAIHLHARHGDPLVHEFMRRLLQRVCAPLFEMVKRWVQEGELEDIFAEFFIVGQEVKAESLWREGYRLNHSMLPSFISPSLAQRILRTGKSINFLRVCCDDRSWADAATRVATDIGVTARRGGFGYGETDTLASLVDEAAKRIDKHLLDVIYRRYKFKEHCLAIKRYLLLGQGDFVQYLMDIVGPDLSEPANTISSFKLSGLLETAVRASNAQYDDRDMLDRLRVKMMPHESGDRGWDVFSLEYDARVPLDTVFTESVMAKYLRIFNFLWKLRRVEHALTGAWKTMKPNCISYHSFTRLQSAVKKELDSTLRRCQVLWVEINHFISNLQYYIMFEVLEVSWSNFLSEMDVAKDLDDLLAAHDTYLDSIVEKSLLGELSQSLYKSLLVIFDLILRFRSHADRLYEGIQELQARITRSSQSSSEQGSWTADGRKALTQRAGEFLRNMGHDLEEIAKEYSSLQEEFISQFPVQKHVDLKFLFFRLDFNEFYRRVSPSS; translated from the exons ATGGCAAAGCAG ACTTTGGAAGACGACCAGAAGAAGCAGGAGGTAGAACACACGTCACCCTCCGTCGCCCCCGACGCCGCTGCCATCGCTGACTCCGTCAAGCGCCGCCTCGCCTCCCACGGAAGCTCCTCCCTCGCTCTCTCCTTCGCCGACCTCTTCGCCAAGTTCTCCTCCAAGACCGGCCCTGGCAGCGTCAACAACAAGTGGGCCGTCGTCTACCTCCTCAAGATCATTTCCGAGGATCGCAAGGGTGCGAAGTCCCAGTATTGCCCTTCTAACCTCTTGCCCAATTTGTCCCTCTCCGACGACGCCGATTTTGGTAAGGGTAAGGGTTCTTCTTCTGTTAAGCCTTTGGGGGATAATAACAAAAAGGGATGGGATAACGGGGTTCTATTGGTTTCAAAGGATCCCGAGAATAGGCGCGAGCTTGCGTTTAGAGAATTTGTCAATTTGGTTAGGGAAGAGAATGAGGTTTCTGAAGAGGTTTTGGTTAGGGATGTGTTGTATGCTTGCCAAGGGGTTGATGGGAAGTATGTTAAATTCGATGGTGGTAGTGATGGCGCTGGGTATGTGTTATCAGATTCGATTAGGGTGCCTAGAGCTACTAGAATTATGGTTCATAAGCTTTGTGAATTGGGCAGATTGTTTAGGAAGGTTACTGGGTATATTGCGCAGAGTATGGATCGGTTTCCGGCCGAAGACGTAGGTACTGTTGGGCAGGCTTTGTGTTCTGCATTGCAGGATGAGCTTACTGAGTATTATAAGTTGCTAGCTGTGCTTGAGGCGCAGTCTTCGAATCCAATTCCTTTGGTATCCGAAACTGCTAGCTCGGGAAATTATCTTTCACTGAGGAGGTTGGCTGTTTGGATTGCAGAACCAATGGTGAAGATGAGGTTGATGGCTGATTTGGTTGACAAGTGCAGGGTTCTGAAGGGCGGTGCAATGGCCAGTGCAATTCATTTGCATGCCCGACATGGCGATCCTCTGGTTCATGAGTTCATGAGGAGGTTGCTGCAGAGAGTGTGTGCACCTCTGTTTGAGATGGTGAAAAGGTGGGTTCAGGAAGGGGAGTTGGAGGATATATTTGCAGAGTTTTTTATTGTGGGGCAAGAGGTGAAAGCTGAGTCTCTTTGGCGTGAAGGTTATAGGCTCAACCACTCGATGCTTCCTTCATTCATTTCACCCTCGCTTGCACAGCGTATTTTGAGGACTGGGAAGTCCATCAATTTCCTTCGGGTGTGCTGTGATGATCGCAGTTGGGCTGATGCAGCAACCAGAGTTGCCACTGATATAGGGGTGACAGCAAGAAGAGGGGGTTTTGGGTACGGTGAAACTGATACCCTTGCTTCACTAGTTGATGAAGCTGCAAAGAGAATTGATAAGCATCTGTTGGATGTAATTTACAGACGGTACAAATTCAAAGAACACTGCCTTGCAATTAAGCGGTATTTATTGCTTGGTCAAGGTGATTTTGTGCAATATCTAATGGACATTGTTGGGCCTGATCTTTCTGAGCCAGCAAACACGATAAGCTCTTTCAAACTCTCTGGACTGTTGGAAACTGCAGTTCGGGCATCCAATGCTCAGTATGATGATCGTGACATGTTGGATAGGCTCAGGGTCAAAATGATGCCGCATGAAAGCGGTGACAGGGGCTGGGATGTATTTTCACTGGAATATGATGCAAGAGTTCCGTTGGACACTGTGTTCACGGAGTCTGTGATGGCAAAGTATTTAAGAATTTTTAACTTTTTGTGGAAGCTTAGAAGAGTTGAACATGCACTTACTGGTGCCTGGAAGACCATGAAACCAAACTGCATCAGTTATCATTCCTTTACCAGATTGCAAAGTGCAGTAAAGAAGGAGTTGGATTCAACATTGAGGCGCTGCCAGGTTCTATGGGTTGAAATTAATCACTTCATTTCAAATTTGCAATATTATATAATGTTCGAAGTCTTGGAAGTATCATGGTCAAACTTCTTAAGTGAGATGGATGTAGCCAAGGATCTTGATGATCTACTTGCAGCTCATGACACATATCTAGATTCCATTGTAGAGAAATCCCTTCTTGGTGAGCTCTCCCAATCGCTTTACAAGTCATTATTAGTGATATTTGACCTTATACTACGTTTTCGGAGCCATGCGGATCGGCTGTATGAAGGTATTCAGGAGTTGCAAGCAAG AATCACAAGATCCTCCCAATCCTCTTCTGAACAAGGATCCTGGACTGCTGATGGAAGGAAAGCCCTAACACAACGTGCTGGCGAATTTCTTCGAAATATGGGACATGATCTGGAGGAGATTGCAAAGGAGTATTCGTCATTGCAAGAGGAATTCATATCTCAGTTCCCTGTACAGAAGCATGTTGATCTAAAGTTTCTCTTTTTCCGTCtcgatttcaatgaattttataGGCGGGTGTCTCCTAGCTCATAA
- the LOC107645400 gene encoding DNA-3-methyladenine glycosylase isoform X2: protein MSLPTETETETASSFFDSFCFRGTLMNPRRTQRFKRVAEPEKKKKPSPTKSSKFSAAKPKRISESKSATKMEILPSSFFQIDALDLAPRLLGKFLRRDDVVLQITEVEAYRPNDSACHGRFGITSRTAPVFGPGGHAYVYLCYGLHMMLNVVADKEGAGAAVLIRSCAPISGLNVIQQRRGLETDKPILLTGPGKVGQALGLSTEWSNHPLYTPAGRILLMLVNTMSTMVLNF from the exons ATGTCTCTCCcaacagaaacagaaacagaaacagcATCGTCTTTCTTTGATTCCTTCTGTTTCCGCGGAACCCTAATGAACCCACGACGAACCCAGCGGTTCAAACGAGTAGCCGAaccggagaagaagaagaaacccaGCCCTACTAAATCATCCAAGTTCAGCGCTGCAAAACCCAAACGCATATCAGAATCCAAATCAGCCACAAAAATGGAAATTTTACCCTCCTCTTTCTTCCAGATTGATGCTTTAGACCTTGCCCCTCGTTTGCTCGGAAAGTTCCTTCGCCGTGACGACGTCGTTCTTCAGATTACTGAG GTTGAAGCTTACAGACCAAATGATTCAGCTTGTCATGGGCGGTTTGGCATTACATCAAGGACTGCCCCTGTT TTTGGACCAGGTGGGCATGCTTATGTTTATCTTTGCTATGGTCTCCACATGATGCTCAATGTTGTTGCTGACAAGGAAGGAGCTGGAGCTGCTGTCTTGATACGTTCTTGTGCTCCCATTAGCG GATTGAATGTCATTCAGCAGCGTCGAGGTCTGGAAACTGATAAACCTATACTTCTTACTGGCCCTGGCAAG GTAGGTCAGGCACTGGGTCTTTCAACGGAGTGGTCCAACCATCCTCTTTATACCCCTG CTGGCCGCATATTACTTATGCTAGTTAACACAATGTCTACTATGGTTTTGAACTTTTGA
- the LOC107645400 gene encoding DNA-3-methyladenine glycosylase isoform X1, with protein sequence MSLPTETETETASSFFDSFCFRGTLMNPRRTQRFKRVAEPEKKKKPSPTKSSKFSAAKPKRISESKSATKMEILPSSFFQIDALDLAPRLLGKFLRRDDVVLQITEVEAYRPNDSACHGRFGITSRTAPVFGPGGHAYVYLCYGLHMMLNVVADKEGAGAAVLIRSCAPISGLNVIQQRRGLETDKPILLTGPGKVGQALGLSTEWSNHPLYTPGGLELLDGPKPENILVGPRVGIQYASPEHINALWRFAIAGSPWISAPKNTLRAPL encoded by the exons ATGTCTCTCCcaacagaaacagaaacagaaacagcATCGTCTTTCTTTGATTCCTTCTGTTTCCGCGGAACCCTAATGAACCCACGACGAACCCAGCGGTTCAAACGAGTAGCCGAaccggagaagaagaagaaacccaGCCCTACTAAATCATCCAAGTTCAGCGCTGCAAAACCCAAACGCATATCAGAATCCAAATCAGCCACAAAAATGGAAATTTTACCCTCCTCTTTCTTCCAGATTGATGCTTTAGACCTTGCCCCTCGTTTGCTCGGAAAGTTCCTTCGCCGTGACGACGTCGTTCTTCAGATTACTGAG GTTGAAGCTTACAGACCAAATGATTCAGCTTGTCATGGGCGGTTTGGCATTACATCAAGGACTGCCCCTGTT TTTGGACCAGGTGGGCATGCTTATGTTTATCTTTGCTATGGTCTCCACATGATGCTCAATGTTGTTGCTGACAAGGAAGGAGCTGGAGCTGCTGTCTTGATACGTTCTTGTGCTCCCATTAGCG GATTGAATGTCATTCAGCAGCGTCGAGGTCTGGAAACTGATAAACCTATACTTCTTACTGGCCCTGGCAAG GTAGGTCAGGCACTGGGTCTTTCAACGGAGTGGTCCAACCATCCTCTTTATACCCCTG GTGGTTTGGAACTCTTAGATGGTCCAAAGCCAGAAAACATATTAGTGGGTCCACGTGTGGGTATACAATATGCTTCGCCAGAGCATATCAATGCATTATGGAGATTCGCCATTGCCGGATCACCTTGGATTAGTGCTCCAAAAAATACTCTCAGGGCCCCATTGTAG
- the LOC107646257 gene encoding uncharacterized protein At4g02000-like: protein MATDLKRGPWSVKGYLINLKLWTQNESIHEVDHSFLEFWVQIHGLPLEYMNVETGKFIGERMGIVEEVEDPVKNNILARSFLRVRVAMEVTKALPTGFWMRRDNLPDARIHFKYERLQDSYCLNCGVLGHGRKECNNQAKAIHVAMEKEEE, encoded by the coding sequence ATGGCAACAGATCTTAAAAGGGGACCATGGAGTGTAAAGGGCTATCTGATTAATCTAAAACTGTGGACACAAAATGAGTCAATACATGAAGTGGATCATAGCTTTCTAGAATTCTGGGTACAGATTCATGGCTTGCCTTTGGAATACATGAATGTTGAAACAGGCAAATTTATAGGTGAAAGAATGGGGATAGTGGAGGAGGTGGAGGATCcggtcaaaaataatattttggcAAGGTCTTTTCTCAGAGTGAGAGTGGCTATGGAAGTGACAAAGGCATTACCTACTGGATTTTGGATGAGAAGGGATAATCTTCCTGATGCTAGGATTCACTTTAAATACGAAAGATTGCAAGATTCATACTGCTTGAACTGTGGAGTCTTAGGGCATGGAAGAAAAGAGTGCAACAATCAAGCAAAAGCAATACATGTTGCAATGGAGAAGGAGGAGGAATAG